One Gossypium hirsutum isolate 1008001.06 chromosome A11, Gossypium_hirsutum_v2.1, whole genome shotgun sequence genomic window carries:
- the LOC107887612 gene encoding zinc finger protein GAI-ASSOCIATED FACTOR 1 isoform X1 has translation MSNITGDGGGSFSSETHHQEQQVGNFHGGSNSLLSTNSNGGSTAPPPAKKKRNLPGTPDPNAEVIALSPKTLLATNRFVCEICNKGFQRDQNLQLHRRGHNLPWKLKQRTSTEIRKRVYVCPEPSCVHHNPARALGDLTGIKKHFCRKHGEKKWKCDKCSKKYAVQSDWKAHSKTCGTKEYKCDCGTIFSRRDSFITHRAFCDALTEENNKASRGLINVGSNLQGQVVAADQLISAIPVNNNPNTSAINISEPFSNDTKSSLQSLNLAAGTMFSNGSSSLFGGTKVTTVPNPSSTSCLQLNGNSSTLFEGNGGHLFSGSASMSATALLQKAAQMGATASTGSLNSPLMGKSYTTTGTMAPPSFVSMQTHENNNNNNQTQTLGGADSTGFTSQSDFFNANGGVDQSSSVNNMGVMFSGIFEQNNAFFKSVESSTPRTTGLSGFSADTMTVDFLGIGGSRPRNLLEKQHHHHHHHPHQPQQDLEQFGGIGQARLQGLSHFQQHAVLEKPMWKV, from the exons ATGTCAAATATCACAGGTGATGGAGGAGGGAGTTTCTCTTCAGAAACTCATCACCAAGAACAACAAGTAGGAAACTTTCATGGAGGCTCAAACTCTTTGCTTTCAACTAACAGTAATGGCGGCTCCACTGCTCCTCCACCAgctaagaagaaaagaaacctTCCAGGAACTCCTG ATCCCAATGCAGAAGTGATTGCTTTATCACCAAAGACCCTTTTGGCGACAAACCGATTCGTGTGTGAAATATGCAACAAAGGGTTCCAAAGAGACCAAAACCTTCAACTCCATCGACGAGGCCATAACCTACCATGGAAGCTAAAGCAAAGAACCAGCACCGAGATCCGTAAAAGGGTTTACGTCTGCCCTGAACCATCATGCGTTCACCATAACCCAGCTCGAGCCCTAGGTGATCTCACCGGGATCAAGAAACACTTTTGTCGTAAACATGGTGAGAAAAAATGGAAATGCGATAAATGCTCCAAGAAATACGCTGTTCAATCTGATTGGAAAGCTCATTCAAAAACCTGTGGCACAAAGGAATATAAATGTGACTGTGGCACCATTTTCTCCAG AAGAGACAGTTTTATAACGCATAGGGCTTTTTGTGATGCCCTAACAGAAGAAAACAACAAAGCAAGCCGAGGACTTATAAACGTGGGATCAAATTTACAAGGCCAAGTTGTTGCTGCAGATCAGCTCATCTCTGCAATTCCCGTCAATAACAACCCCAACACGTCTGCCATCAATATATCTGAGCCGTTCAGCAATGACACCAAAAGCTCATTGCAGTCCTTAAACTTGGCGGCGGGAACCATGTTTTCAAACGGAAGCAGCAGCCTGTTTGGTGGAACAAAAGTCACCACTGTTCCTAATCCTTCCTCGACCTCTTGCTTGCAGCTGAACGGGAATTCATCGACGTTATTTGAAGGAAACGGTGGCCACCTTTTTTCTGGGTCAGCCTCCATGTCTGCCACTGCATTGTTACAGAAAGCAGCTCAAATGGGTGCAACTGCTAGCACGGGTAGTCTCAACTCTCCCTTGATGGGGAAAAGTTATACCACCACAGGTACCATGGCGCCACCATCGTTTGTTTCAATGCAAACCCATgaaaataacaacaataataatcaaACACAAACACTAGGAGGGGCTGATAGTACTGGTTTTACCAGCCAGTCAGATTTTTTCAATGCAAATGGAGGGGTTGATCAAAGCTCAAGTGTTAACAACATGGGTGTGATGTTTTCAGGGATTTTCGAGCAAAACAATGCGTTTTTTAAGAGTGTAGAGAGCAGCACCCCAAGAACTACTGGTTTATCAGGTTTCAGTGCTGATACAATGACTGTAGATTTCTTGGGGATTGGGGGATCAAGACCAAGGAATCTACTGGAGAaacagcatcatcatcatcatcatcatcctcatCAACCGCAGCAAGATTTGGAGCAGTTTGGAGGAATTGGGCAAGCTAGACTGCAAGGCTTGAGCCATTTTCAACAACATGCAGTGTTGGAGAAACCAATGtggaaagtttaa
- the LOC107887612 gene encoding zinc finger protein GAI-ASSOCIATED FACTOR 1 isoform X2, which translates to MSNITGDGGGSFSSETHHQEQQVGNFHGGSNSLLSTNSNGGSTAPPPAKKKRNLPGTPDPNAEVIALSPKTLLATNRFVCEICNKGFQRDQNLQLHRRGHNLPWKLKQRTSTEIRKRVYVCPEPSCVHHNPARALGDLTGIKKHFCRKHGEKKWKCDKCSKKYAVQSDWKAHSKTCGTKEYKCDCGTIFSRRDSFITHRAFCDALTEENNKASRGLINVGSNLQGQVVAADQLISAIPVNNNPNTSAINISEPFSNDTKSSLQSLNLAAGTMFSNGSSSLFGGTKVTTVPNPSSTSCLQLNGNSSTLFEGNGGHLFSGSASMSATALLQKAAQMGATASTGSLNSPLMGKSYTTTGIFEQNNAFFKSVESSTPRTTGLSGFSADTMTVDFLGIGGSRPRNLLEKQHHHHHHHPHQPQQDLEQFGGIGQARLQGLSHFQQHAVLEKPMWKV; encoded by the exons ATGTCAAATATCACAGGTGATGGAGGAGGGAGTTTCTCTTCAGAAACTCATCACCAAGAACAACAAGTAGGAAACTTTCATGGAGGCTCAAACTCTTTGCTTTCAACTAACAGTAATGGCGGCTCCACTGCTCCTCCACCAgctaagaagaaaagaaacctTCCAGGAACTCCTG ATCCCAATGCAGAAGTGATTGCTTTATCACCAAAGACCCTTTTGGCGACAAACCGATTCGTGTGTGAAATATGCAACAAAGGGTTCCAAAGAGACCAAAACCTTCAACTCCATCGACGAGGCCATAACCTACCATGGAAGCTAAAGCAAAGAACCAGCACCGAGATCCGTAAAAGGGTTTACGTCTGCCCTGAACCATCATGCGTTCACCATAACCCAGCTCGAGCCCTAGGTGATCTCACCGGGATCAAGAAACACTTTTGTCGTAAACATGGTGAGAAAAAATGGAAATGCGATAAATGCTCCAAGAAATACGCTGTTCAATCTGATTGGAAAGCTCATTCAAAAACCTGTGGCACAAAGGAATATAAATGTGACTGTGGCACCATTTTCTCCAG AAGAGACAGTTTTATAACGCATAGGGCTTTTTGTGATGCCCTAACAGAAGAAAACAACAAAGCAAGCCGAGGACTTATAAACGTGGGATCAAATTTACAAGGCCAAGTTGTTGCTGCAGATCAGCTCATCTCTGCAATTCCCGTCAATAACAACCCCAACACGTCTGCCATCAATATATCTGAGCCGTTCAGCAATGACACCAAAAGCTCATTGCAGTCCTTAAACTTGGCGGCGGGAACCATGTTTTCAAACGGAAGCAGCAGCCTGTTTGGTGGAACAAAAGTCACCACTGTTCCTAATCCTTCCTCGACCTCTTGCTTGCAGCTGAACGGGAATTCATCGACGTTATTTGAAGGAAACGGTGGCCACCTTTTTTCTGGGTCAGCCTCCATGTCTGCCACTGCATTGTTACAGAAAGCAGCTCAAATGGGTGCAACTGCTAGCACGGGTAGTCTCAACTCTCCCTTGATGGGGAAAAGTTATACCACCACAG GGATTTTCGAGCAAAACAATGCGTTTTTTAAGAGTGTAGAGAGCAGCACCCCAAGAACTACTGGTTTATCAGGTTTCAGTGCTGATACAATGACTGTAGATTTCTTGGGGATTGGGGGATCAAGACCAAGGAATCTACTGGAGAaacagcatcatcatcatcatcatcatcctcatCAACCGCAGCAAGATTTGGAGCAGTTTGGAGGAATTGGGCAAGCTAGACTGCAAGGCTTGAGCCATTTTCAACAACATGCAGTGTTGGAGAAACCAATGtggaaagtttaa